A single genomic interval of Carassius gibelio isolate Cgi1373 ecotype wild population from Czech Republic chromosome A22, carGib1.2-hapl.c, whole genome shotgun sequence harbors:
- the LOC127943246 gene encoding C->U-editing enzyme APOBEC-2-like — MADRKSSSSGAVSSRLTVKRKDRAENEVKKEEKPPKEGENAENTPVENGENTEKPEPMELPPFEIISGDRMDPFFFKFQFKNVEYSSGRNKTFLCYLVDQGPGASGLLRGFIEDEHVSGHAEEAFFQKVLPNYDPALKYTITWYMSSSPCSACAMKLAEILKARKSLHLSIYSARLFEWEEPEIQAGLKALAAAGCKLRMMKPLDFTYTWDTFVENDEQTFMPWEDCQENYEYYQDKLADILQ; from the exons ATGGCTGACAGAAAGAGTAGCAGCAGTGGAGCCGTCAGCTCTCGTCTGACCGTCAAGAGGAAAGACCGAGCAGAAAATGAAGTCAAGAAAGAGGAGAAACCTCCTAAAGAAGGAGAGAACGCCGAGAACACGCCGGTGGAGAACGGAGAGAACACAGAGAAACCAGAACCCATGGAGCTGCCGCCGTTTGAGATCATCAGCGG GGATCGCATGGACCCGTTTTTCTTCAAGTTCCAGTTCAAGAATGTGGAGTACTCTTCTGGACGGAACAAAACCTTCTTGTGTTACCTGGTGGACCAGGGGCCCGGAGCCAGTGGGCTCCTCAGGGGCTTCATCGAGGACGAGCATGTGAGCGGCCACGCCGAGGAGGCCTTCTTCCAAAAGGTGCTGCCCAACTACGACCCCGCCCTCAAATACACCATCACCTGGTACATGTCGTCCAGCCCGTGCTCCGCCTGTGCCATGAAGCTGGCCGAGATCCTGAAGGCCAGGAAGAgcctccatctgtccatctactCCGCGCGGCTCTTCGAGTGGGAGGAGCCTGAGATCCAGGCGGGGCTAAAGGCTCTGGCGGCCGCCGGCTGCAAACTGCGCATGATGAAGCCGCTGGATTTCACCTACACCTGGGACACATTCGTGGAGAACGACGAGCAGACGTTTATGCCGTGGGAGGACTGCCAGGAGAACTACGAGTATTACCAAGACAAACTGGCTGACATCCTGCAGTGA
- the LOC127942581 gene encoding ETS-related transcription factor Elf-3 isoform X2 has protein sequence MASSELSLILNNANANLYPSEPQANLLSMTAPMGRPPHLSEMTFSSNNDSIMGSWDLVDPQMWTRQNVLEWIGFHVEESRFDARLLNMNYCDMDGITLCTMPKESLMNMFGPVLGERLYHNLETLKARYATDLSETCLSESELDLLDNILQNSFPYMHGPSLGPLLETVVVQPSIPSDNSENSYSYFDEYTNQLTPESDHGYDSLTESFQSSHTGSFLNPSSPESNSSDSDPEYSEMHYSTSTKNFVKQESVETKKRGRGRPPKPRDNEGYEHFIQSKKSKHAPRGTHLWEFIRDILVHPEQNQGLMKWEDRRDGVFKFLKSEAVAQLWGQKKKNSSMTYEKLSRAMRYYYKREILERVDGRRLVYKFGKNSTGWRIEETGY, from the exons ATGGCGTCCAGCGAACTTAGTCTAATTCTCAACAACGCCAATGCCAACCTGTACCCATCTGAACCGCAGGCCAACTTGTTGAGCATGACAGCGCCGATGGGCAGACCACCACATCTCTCAGAGATGACCTTCAGCAGTAACAACGACAGCATAATGG GCTCCTGGGATCTGGTGGACCCACAGATGTGGACAAGGCAGAATGTTCTGGAGTGGATTGGCTTTCACGTGGAGGAGAGCAGGTTTGATGCCAGGCTGCTGAATATGAACTACTGCGACATGGATGGGATCACACTGTGCACAATGCCAAAAGAATCTTTGATGAACATGTTTGGACCAGTGCTTGGTGAACGGCTTTACCACAATCTGGAGACACTAAAGGCCAGATATG CTACTGACCTGTCTGAGACATGCCTAAGTGAATCCGAATTAGACTTACTAGACAACATACTGCAGAACTCGTTTCCCTACATGCACGGACCGAGCCTCGGCCCACTTCTGGAAACGGTGGTTGTTCAGCCCTCAATCCCATCAG ACAATTCGGAGAACAGCTACAGCTACTTTGATGAGTACACCAACCAGCTGACTCCAGAGAGCGACCACGGCTATGACTCTCTAACTGAGAGCTTCCAGAGTTCCCACACTG GTAGCTTCCTGAACCCAAGCTCACCCGAGTCCAACAGCAGCGACTCCGACCCAGAATACTCAGAGATGCATTACTCCACCAGCACTA AGAACTTTGTAAAGCAAGAGTCAGTAGAGACAAAGAAGAGAGGCAGAGGACGACCCCCAAAGCCCAGGGATAATGAGGGATATGAGCACTTCATTCAGTCCAAAAAAAGCAAACATG CTCCAAGAGGAACCCACCTTTGGGAGTTTATCCGGGACATCCTGGTCCATCCGGAGCAGAACCAAGGTCTGATGAAATGGGAGGACCGCAGGGATGGTGTCTTCAAGTTCTTGAAGTCCGAAGCTGTTGCTCAGCTCTGGggacagaagaagaagaacagcAGCATGACGTATGAGAAGCTCAGTAGAGCCATGAG GTATTACTACAAACGAGAGATTCTAGAAAGAGTGGATGGACGGAGACTCGTCTACAAGTTTGGCAAGAACTCCACTGGTTGGAGAATAGAGGAGACTGGATACTGA
- the LOC127943101 gene encoding cyclin-dependent kinase inhibitor 1-like produces the protein MAMDKRILQSLGNSRTRRNLFGPVDHEQLQLEYLNTLRKDLEEASRRWSFDFLSETPLEGGDFLWEGVSEETLPVLYRGSREVQPRGKENILRTPERFSTVPQDVEKTPEKRSELKRKQTNITDFYQAKKRQVATPRKSGQ, from the exons ATGGCGATGGACAAGCGTATCCTGCAGTCTCTGGGGAACAGCCGGACGCGGCGGAACCTGTTCGGTCCGGTGGATCATGAGCAGCTCCAGCTGGAGTACCTCAACACTCTGAGGAAGGACCTGGAGGAAGCATCCCGCCGCTGGAGCTTCGACTTCCTCTCGGAGACACCTCTGGAGGGCGGAGACTTCCTGTGGGAGGGCGTGTCCGAGGAAACGCTGCCCGTCTTGTACCGCGGCTCTCGGGAGGTGCAACCGCGCGGGAAAGAGAACATCCTCAGAACCCCGGAGAGATTCAGCACCGTCCCGCAGGATGTGGAGAAAACGCCAGAAAAGAGGTCAGAGCTGAAGAGGAAACAGACGAATATCACAG ACTTCTATCAGGCGAAGAAGAGGCAGGTGGCCACACCCCGCAAATCAggacaataa
- the LOC127943100 gene encoding serine/arginine-rich splicing factor 3, producing the protein MHRDCPLDCKVYVGNLGNNGNKSELERAFGYYGPLRSVWVARNPPGFAFVEFEDPRDATDAVRELDGRTLCGCRVRVELSNGEKRSRNRGPPPSWSRRPGRDDYRRRSPAPRRRSPRRRSLSRSRSRSLSRERRRERSLSRERNHRLSRSFSRSRSRSRSNERK; encoded by the exons ATGCATCGCGACTGCCCTCTGGACTGTAAGGTGTACGTTGGGAATCTGGGAAATAATGGAAATAAATCTGAACTGGAGAGGGCATTTGGCTACTACGGACCCTTGCGGAGCGTTTGGGTGGCAAGGAACCCTCCTGGTTTTGCGTTCGTTGAGTTTGAGGATCCTCGCGATGCTACAGACGCCGTCAGAGAGCTGGACGGACG GACCCTCTGCGGTTGCCGAGTGAGGGTGGAGCTGTCCAATGGCGAGAAGCGCTCTCGTAACCGGGGTCCACCTCCGTCCTGGAGCCGACGCCCAGGACGCGATGACTACCGCAGACGCAGCCCGGCCCCCAGGCGCAG ATCGCCCAGGAGGAGGAGCCTCAGTCGTAGTCGCAGCAG ATCTCTTTCCAGAGAGCGCCGGAGGGAGAGATCGCTGTCTCGCGAAAGGAACCACAGACTCTCGCGATCTTTCTCCCGATCAAGGAG TCGTTCCAGATCTAATGAACGGAAGTGA
- the LOC127942555 gene encoding E3 SUMO-protein ligase ZBED1 isoform X1: protein MSNVAEGAAEGLVPRIGSSSIVWKHFGFQASDTKQEQVICKECHKVVLAPQSNTTNLFNHLKKHHKVQYDECMRAKKCVAKTNHPTTSTQTSIEASLFSASPYPSTSQRHIEITNAVAFHLAKDMCSINTVTNEGFKFLVNTLDKRYVIPSRNYFSKVALPAMYRKRRGEIERDLANIKYFATTADLWSSRTMDPYMSLTIHYIDEDFAMQSRCLQTSFFPQDHTGESIAQGLREAMASWSLQEDRLVCITTDNGANVVKAASLNNWTRLQCFGHKLHLAIENAMRDPRIDRAVGICKKLVSSFSYSWRRKKQLTEAQRELKLPEHTLKTECPTRWGSRQAMIARVLEQQRAISQVLSDDRKARHLIPTWQDTDVLEAINKSLSPLLEFTDALSSEKYVSVSFVKPVLHLFRSSILKVNDDETDLTCTIKTKILSYLDEKYNDPLTQELLDMASALDPRFKLSYVSEDNVAPIHARLTSEMARTAPAAMAEMGPTTDPHGETAEDAPTTKKKKTLGSFFKTAEGAGAATQRLSPLQEQQAISSELQSYLQSGNLDSEEDPLDWWREHQRLFPRLSKLAKKYLCIPATSSPSERVFSTGGNVVTCLRSSLKPENVDRLVFLSKNL from the exons atgtcTAACGTAGCAGAGGGAGCGGCCGAGGGGCTTGTCCCGAGAATCGGATCGTCATCCATTGTGTGGAAACATTTTGGGTTTCAGGCAAGTGACACAAAACAAGAACAGGTCATATGCAAAGAGTGTCATAAAGTTGTTTTGGCACCACAAAGCAACACAACGAACCTCTTTAACCACTTAAAAAAACACCATAAAGTTCAATACGATGAATGTATGAGGGCCAAGAAATGCGTTGCAAAGACTAATCATCCCACAACATCAACTCAGACATCCATCGAAGCGAGCCTCTTTAGCGCATCACCATACCCATCCACCTCCCAAAGACACATTGAAATAACGAATGCAGTCGCATTTCATTTGGCTAAAGACATGTGCTCAATAAACACGGTGACAAACGAAGGCTTCAAATTCTTGGTCAACACTCTGGATAAACGATACGTGATCCCCTCGCGTAATTATTTTTCAAAGGTGGCACTACCTGCGATGTACAGAAAACGCAGAGGTGAAATAGAGCGTGATCTTGCCAATATAAAGTACTTTGCAACTACAGCGGATCTGTGGTCAAGCAGGACAATGGATCCGTACATGAGTTTGACAATTCATTACATCGATGAGGATTTTGCAATGCAGAGTCGATGCTTGCAAACATCTTTTTTCCCGCAAGATCACACGGGAGAGTCAATTGCCCAGGGCCTGAGGGAGGCGATGGCCTCTTGGAGCTTGCAGGAGGATCGGCTTGTCTGCATTACAACAGACAACGGAGCTAATGTGGTGAAGGCAGCTTCTCTAAATAATTGGACTAGGCTTCAGTGCTTTGGCCACAAACTCCATCTAGCAATAG agaatGCAATGAGAGATCCTCGGATTGATCGAGCAGTGGGTATCTGCAAAAAGCTGGTAAGCAGTTTCTCTTACAGCTGGCGACGTAAAAAGCAGCTTACGGAGGCACAAAGAGAACTGAAGCTTCCAGAGCATACACTGAAGACTGAGTGTCCCACAAGGTGGGGATCAAGGCAAGCAATGATTGCACGAGTCCTGGAGCAGCAGAGGGCGATTTCTCAGGTCTTGTCCGATGACAGAAAAGCCAGACACCTCATCCCTACATGGCAGGACACAGATGTCCTTGAGGCCATAAACAAATCCCTCAGCCCTCTATTGGAATTTACTGATGCGCTTTCCAGTGAGAAGTATGTCAGCGTTTCCTTTGTGAAGCCAGTCCTCCACCTTTTCAGATCCTCCATCTTGAAAGTGAACGATGATGAGACAGACCTAACCTGCACCATCAAGACAAAAATCCTGAGCTATCTGGATGAAAAATACAATGACCCTCTGACACAAGAACTGCTTGATATGGCTTCTGCACTAGATCCACGGTTCAAGCTCAGCTACGTCAGTGAGGACAATGTTGCACCAATTCATGCCAGACTGACTTCTGAAATGGCGAGGACTGCACCTGCAGCCATGGCT GAGATGGGCCCAACAACTGATCCCCATGGTGAGACTGCTGAGGATGCACCcactacaaaaaagaaaaagaccttGGGGAGTTTCTTCAAGACTGCTGAGGGAGCAGGGGCAGCCACACAAAGACTCAGTCCTCTCCAAGAACAACAAGCTATATCTTCTGAGCTACAGTCGTACCTACAATCAGGTAACCTAGACAGTGAGGAAGACCCGCTAGACTGGTGGAGGGAACATCAGAGACTCTTCCCACGTCTCTCAAAACTGGCAAAGAAATACTTGTGCATCCCGGCTACAAGTTCTCCCTCTGAGAGGGTGTTCAGCACAGGGGGGAATGTGGTGACCTGCCTTCGCTCATCCCTCAAGCCAGAAAATGTTGACAGGCTAGTGTTTCTTTCCAAAAACCTGTAA
- the LOC127942555 gene encoding transmembrane and coiled-coil domains protein 2 isoform X2, whose product MNHDRLDGARDRQLEERGGVSADRQRERERQEGYGPLTHVCSQPANPGLKTMLDKSEVSTLSLPPSVSHGGSDGNISVEAGSDGAGGEVQRTRVALEHLQQKILKITEQIRVEQEARDDNVAEYLKLANNADKQQASRIKHVFEKKNQKSAQTIAHLYKKLEHYHKKLKEIEQNGPARQPKDVFRDMQQGLKDVRANMRAGISGFGGGVVEGVKGGVSALTHTAVVSKPREFASLIRNKFGSADNIAHMKDSLEDGHTEETPRALSGSATLVSSPKYGSDDECSSATSGSPGGSNSGGAGATIGSPRLDGHHHHHHHHHQSSSSSWDALLEGLQEIKVSQVHMEDAIEDMKAQLQSDYSYMTQCLQEERYRYERLEEQLNDLTELHQNEMSNLKQELASMEEKVAYQSYESARDIQEAVESCLTRITKLELQQQQQQVVQLEGVENANARALLGKLINVILALMAVLLVFVSTIANFITPLMKTRTRVGATLALALFLVTLWKHWDWLELCLLPS is encoded by the exons ATGAACCATGACAGACTGGATGGAGCGAGAGATAGACAGCTAGAGGAGAGGGGTGGGGTGAgcgcagacagacagagagagagagagagacaggagggATATGGCCCTCTTACACATGTCTGCAGTCAACCTGCAAACCCTGGACTGAAGACCATG CTGGATAAAAGCGAAGTGTCCACTCTCAGTCTACCGCCCTCCGTGAGCCATGGGGGGTCAGACGGGAACATCAGCGTGGAGGCGGGGTCAGACGGGGCAGGCGGCGAGGTCCAGAGAACAAGAGTGGCGCTGGAACACCTCCAGCAGAAGATCCTGAAGATCACCGAACAGATCCGTGTGGAACAGGAAGCCCGTGACGATAATGTGGCTGAGTATCTTAAACTGGCCAATAATGCGGACAAACAGCAGGCGTCGCGCATCAAACATGTGTTTGAGAAGAAGAACCAGAAGTCTGCACAGACTATTGCACACTTGTACAAGAAGCTTGAGCACTACCACAAGAAGCTCAAAGAGATCGAGCAG AATGGTCCTGCGCGGCAACCCAAAGACGTCTTCAGGGACATGCAGCAGGGGCTGAAGGACGTACGTGCCAATATGCGAGCGGGAATCAGTGGTTTCGGAGGTGGAGTAGTGGAAGGAGTCAAGGGTGGAGTCTCAGCGCTCACGCACACCGCCGTCGTCTCGAAACCCCGAGAGTTCGCTAGTCTCATCCGCAACAAGTTCGGCAGCGCCGACAACATCGCCCACATGAAGGACTCTCTGGAGGATGGGCACACGGAGGAGACGCCCAGAGCTCTGAGTGGCAGCGCCACGCTGGTCTCCAGCCCCAAATACGGCAGCGATGACGAGTGCTCCAGCGCTACTTCTGGGTCACCGGGTGGAAGCAACTCCGGCGGGGCGGGAGCGACAATAGGCAGCCCGCGACTGGATGGacatcaccaccaccatcatcaccaccaccagTCCTCGTCCTCCTCTTGGGATGCCCTGCTGGAAGGCCTCCAGGAGATCAAAGTCAGTCAGGTGCACATGGAGGACGCCATCGAGGACATGAAAGCGCAGCTGCAGAGCGACTACAGCTACATGACCCAGTGCCTGCAGGAGGAGCGATACAG ATACGAGCGTCTGGAAGAGCAACTCAATGACTTGACGGAGCTCCATCAGAACGAGATGAGCAATCTGAAGCAGGAGCTGGCCAGCATGGAGGAGAAGGTGGCGTACCAGTCGTACGAGAGTGCACGGGACATCCAG GAAGCAGTGGAGTCGTGCCTCACCCGCATCACCAAACTGGAgctgcagcagcaacagcagcaggtGGTGCAGCTGGAGGGAGTGGAGAACGCTAATGCCCGAGCCCTGCTGGGGAAACTCATCAACGTCATCCTGGCCCTGATGGCGGTACTGCTGGTGTTTGTCTCCACCATAGCCAACTTTATCACGCCCCTCATGAAGACACGCACCCGGGTCGGCGCCACCCTCGCCCTCGCGCTCTTCCTGGTCACACTGTGGAAACACTGGGATTGGCTGGAGCTCTGCCTGCTGCCCAGCTGA
- the LOC127942581 gene encoding ETS-related transcription factor Elf-3 isoform X1, which translates to MASSELSLILNNANANLYPSEPQANLLSMTAPMGRPPHLSEMTFSSNNDSIMAGSWDLVDPQMWTRQNVLEWIGFHVEESRFDARLLNMNYCDMDGITLCTMPKESLMNMFGPVLGERLYHNLETLKARYATDLSETCLSESELDLLDNILQNSFPYMHGPSLGPLLETVVVQPSIPSDNSENSYSYFDEYTNQLTPESDHGYDSLTESFQSSHTGSFLNPSSPESNSSDSDPEYSEMHYSTSTKNFVKQESVETKKRGRGRPPKPRDNEGYEHFIQSKKSKHAPRGTHLWEFIRDILVHPEQNQGLMKWEDRRDGVFKFLKSEAVAQLWGQKKKNSSMTYEKLSRAMRYYYKREILERVDGRRLVYKFGKNSTGWRIEETGY; encoded by the exons ATGGCGTCCAGCGAACTTAGTCTAATTCTCAACAACGCCAATGCCAACCTGTACCCATCTGAACCGCAGGCCAACTTGTTGAGCATGACAGCGCCGATGGGCAGACCACCACATCTCTCAGAGATGACCTTCAGCAGTAACAACGACAGCATAATGG CAGGCTCCTGGGATCTGGTGGACCCACAGATGTGGACAAGGCAGAATGTTCTGGAGTGGATTGGCTTTCACGTGGAGGAGAGCAGGTTTGATGCCAGGCTGCTGAATATGAACTACTGCGACATGGATGGGATCACACTGTGCACAATGCCAAAAGAATCTTTGATGAACATGTTTGGACCAGTGCTTGGTGAACGGCTTTACCACAATCTGGAGACACTAAAGGCCAGATATG CTACTGACCTGTCTGAGACATGCCTAAGTGAATCCGAATTAGACTTACTAGACAACATACTGCAGAACTCGTTTCCCTACATGCACGGACCGAGCCTCGGCCCACTTCTGGAAACGGTGGTTGTTCAGCCCTCAATCCCATCAG ACAATTCGGAGAACAGCTACAGCTACTTTGATGAGTACACCAACCAGCTGACTCCAGAGAGCGACCACGGCTATGACTCTCTAACTGAGAGCTTCCAGAGTTCCCACACTG GTAGCTTCCTGAACCCAAGCTCACCCGAGTCCAACAGCAGCGACTCCGACCCAGAATACTCAGAGATGCATTACTCCACCAGCACTA AGAACTTTGTAAAGCAAGAGTCAGTAGAGACAAAGAAGAGAGGCAGAGGACGACCCCCAAAGCCCAGGGATAATGAGGGATATGAGCACTTCATTCAGTCCAAAAAAAGCAAACATG CTCCAAGAGGAACCCACCTTTGGGAGTTTATCCGGGACATCCTGGTCCATCCGGAGCAGAACCAAGGTCTGATGAAATGGGAGGACCGCAGGGATGGTGTCTTCAAGTTCTTGAAGTCCGAAGCTGTTGCTCAGCTCTGGggacagaagaagaagaacagcAGCATGACGTATGAGAAGCTCAGTAGAGCCATGAG GTATTACTACAAACGAGAGATTCTAGAAAGAGTGGATGGACGGAGACTCGTCTACAAGTTTGGCAAGAACTCCACTGGTTGGAGAATAGAGGAGACTGGATACTGA